ACTGCTTCTTTTTGTGGAAACTTTTTTGTGCGCGTAACGAGGACAACCATTAATTCGCCAGTTGCACGCGCTTTTCGAATGACGAGATGACGTAGCATTCCCCGATGATTGATTTCGTCATATGCCCGAATGCCCAATTCGTGTAATTTATGTTTGAGTGTAGACATCAGTTCATCGGCTTCTTCGCTTTGAATAATACAAACATCTGTATCGACAATATCATGCGTTCGCGTTTTGTAAAATCCTGCAATCGTTTCTCCATTTTTTTCGCTAAATGGAATTTGGGATTTATTGCGGTAACGCCATGGATTTTCCATTCCCTTAACTGGATGAACCGGAACATGCGGCAGTTTTCCAATTCGGTCCATCACATCGCGAACGGTTTTCCGTTTTTGAACAAGTTGTGCTTCATAAGATAAATGTTGAAGCTGACAGCCTCCACAATCCCAAAACACATGACACGGTGGCTCTACTCGGTCAGGAGATGCTTTTTTCACTGCAATTAATTTTGCTAAACCGTATTTCTTCATCGGTTTCGTCACTTGTACTTCTACTTCTTCTCCCGGCAATGCATTCGGAATGAAAAGCGGATATCCATCAACTTTCGCAACACCTGAACCATCATGTGTTAAATCTTCCACATAGACCGTTAGGCGGTCATTTTTATTTACAATATATGCCATTATTTTTCCTCCAAAATTCTTCTGCCTTTAGTTTACCACGGTACGTATGAAAATACAGACGACATCCGAAGTATTAAGCTCTTTTTTAATTTGTTAGCACTTGACACTAAAAACGATTTCATAACCTACGTTTAATTTCCTTAATTCAACACAATATAATAGCAGAAAATAGGTTTACCTATGTTGAATAAAGGTTATAAAACGATTAGTTAATTCTTCTTTCAAAACCAACAATAATCTTTCTTATAAAACACTTGAGAATAGAGTGAATATTTGGTATTGTTAAATGTACACATAAAAAGAGGTGACAAATATGAAAAGAAAACGAAAGGTACTCGCCTACATTACGCGGGGGGAAGAACCGAATTGGGAACTTTTAGTATTTGAACATAAACATCATGACGCAGGCATGCAAGTTCCTGGTGGAACAATTGAAAACGACGAGCTTGTCATTGATGCGCTTTACCGAGAAATTGAAGAGGAAACAGGAATCCCTAGGGAACACCTCGAATTGAAAGGCAAAGTAAATAAAACCAATTATTTTCCAAAAAACAAAGAAGCCATTTATGAAAGAAATATATTCCATTTAGCTTATACTGGAAAAAATTTAGACGCATGGGAGCACCGCGTAAAAGGAGAGGGAAAGGATAAGGATATGATTTTTTGCCTTCGCTTCATTCCGATTAAGCAGCTACCGGATCTTGCGGCCAACCAAGACCAAGCAATTCCACTTTTAATTTAACAAAGCTATATCCATGTGATTCCTTTATGAATCACATGGATATAGCTTTTGTTTTGCGTATACTTATACAGTTTTATCTGATTCAATATCAATTAAATCTTCAGGACGTAAAGAATCAATCGGTGCAAACATTTCAATATGACGATGTAAATTTCGGAATGTCGCTGGCAGTACACCACCGTATTCACCGTCTAGGTTCAGTAGAACTTTTGCTGGTGAAGTTACCGTAATTTTTTCAGCTTTAGCGGAAATGACCAGTGGGTCATCTAAATGTTCTCCGCGTAATGCTAGAGAAGCAACGCGAATAAATTCAGCGATATTACATTTCTTTAATATGAGTAAGGTAAATTTACCGTCATTGATACTTGAATCAGGCGCTAATTTTTCAAAACCGCCTACTGAATTCGTTAATCCAACGAGAAACAACATTGCCTCATCATCAAATACTTCGCCGTCGTATTCAATCTTGACATGTGATGAATTAATTGACGGCAACATTTCAATCCCTTTTAGATAATAAGCTAATTGACCAAGCATTGTTTTCAACTTGCTTGGGACATCATACGTCAATTCTGTAACGCGTCCACCACCAGCAATATTAATAAAATATCGCTCATTCATCATCCCAACATCGACTGGAATCGTATCGCCATTTACAATGATATTGACCGCCTCGTCAATATCGCGAGGAATTTTTAATGCTCTTGCAAAATCATTTGTCGTTCCCATTGGAATGAGCCCGATACGCGGCCTTTTTTCAAAGGGACTTACACCAGCAATGACTTCGTTGAGTGTGCCATCTCCCCCTACTGCAATAATGAGGTCAAATTCACGTTCTACAGCTAGCTTCGCCGCCACAGTGGCGTCACCTTCCGCTGTTGTCGCATGGCAAGATGTTTCATAGCCAGCTATTTCAAGCTTTTCTAACACTTCGCCGATATGCTTCCGAAAAATTTCTCGTCCAGCTGTCGGATTATAAATGATTCGTGCACGTTTCATTTGTCTAATCCCTTCCTATTTCATCTTTTTAATTTCATCTTTACTATTTCGATTTTAACTGAGCATAACTCAATAAACAGAGACGCATATATTTAATGTTGAAATTAAATCTTACTATTCAAGTTCACTTCATACTTCTTTCATTGTACGTTTTCCATTTGTTTCAAGCAACTTGTTCGTTCTTACTAAAGAACCATCTGCCTATATTGTACACAATTTCTCCATTTATTTTAGCATATGTATTCTTCTCAAACATTACGATAGGAAAAAAAACGTCCTATGTTAGCATTCTCTACTAACATAGGACGTTTGAACTCATTTATTGTTTCTCAATTTCTTCTGCAAGTATTTTATTCACAAGTTGTGGGTTTGCTTGCCCTTTAGACGCCTTCATGACTTGTCCTACTAAGAAACCAAGTGCACGGCCTTTTCCTTCTTTGAAGTCCACGATTGACTGTGGATTTGCTTCAAGTACTTCTGTGACCATTTTGCGAAGTGCGCCTTCGTCGGAAATTTGTACAAGCCCTTTCGCTTTAACGATTTCCTCTGCGTCCCCGCCTTTTTCAACGAGCTCTTTAAATACTTTTTTCGCGATTTTAGATGAAATTGTCCCATCTTGGATTAGTTTAATCATGCCTGTTAATCCTTCTGGCGTTAGCGCTAATTCGCTAAGTTCTTTTTGTTCAGCATTCATATACGCAGAAACGTCACCCATGAGCCAGTTAGAGGCAAGTTTTGGATCTGCGCCCGCAGCAACTGTCGCCTCAAAGAAGTCAGACATTGCTTTCGTTAACGTTAGAACCATTGCGTCATATTCAGGTAAATCAAGCTCATTAATATAACGCGCTTTACGTGCATCTGGCAACTCAGGAATTTCCGCACGAATACGGTTTTTCCAATCTTCATCAATATAAACTTCCGGTAAGTCAGGGTCATTGATGAATCGGTAATCGTCTACTCCGCTTTTCACACGCATGAGAACTGTTTTCCCTGTTGCTTCATCATAACGACGTGTTTCTTGTAGTATCTCGCCGCCAGATAGTAACACTTCTGCTTGACGTGCAACTTCGTGAATGAGTCCTCTACGAACAAAGTTGAAAGAGTTTAAGTTTTTCAGTTCTGTCTTTGTTCCAAACGCTTCTTGACCATATGGGCGTAGAGAAACGTTCGCATCACAGCGTAGTGATCCTTCTTCCATACGGACATCAGATACGCCAGTATATTCGATAATTGCTTTTAGTTTTTCTAAGAAAGCATACGCTTCTTCTGGTGAACGAATATCTGGTTCTGATACGATTTCAATGAGTGGTGTTCCTTGACGGTTTAAGTCGACAAGTGAATACCCTTCATCTGTATGCGTCAGTTTTCCAGCGTCTTCTTCTAGGTGAATACGCGTAATCCCGATTTTTTTCTTCTTGCCATCTACTTCTATTTCTACCCAACCGTGCTCACCTATTGGACGGTCTTCTTGTGAAATTTGGTAAGCTTTCGGATTGTCCGGATAGTAATAATGTTTACGGTCAAAATGCATCACATCAGCAATTTCACAATTAAGCGCCATCGCAGCTTTCATGCCAAAATCTACTACAGATTTATTTAATACTGGCAGTACACCTGGATATGCAAGGTCTGTTGCGTGAATGTTCGCATTTGGTTCTGCACCGAAATGGGATGGTGCAGATGAAAAGATTTTTGTGTTCGTTTTTAATTCGACGTGGACTTCAAGTCCGATGACTGTTTCGAAATTCATAATTATTTCTCCTCCCGTATGGCTGGAGTGCGAGTATGAAAATCAGTCGCTTGTTCATACGCATGTGCCACTTTGTAAATCAATGCTTCATCAAAATGGTTTCCGATAATTTGCAACCCAAGTGGTAGTTCATTTGAGAA
This window of the Sporosarcina pasteurii genome carries:
- the rlmD gene encoding 23S rRNA (uracil(1939)-C(5))-methyltransferase RlmD codes for the protein MAYIVNKNDRLTVYVEDLTHDGSGVAKVDGYPLFIPNALPGEEVEVQVTKPMKKYGLAKLIAVKKASPDRVEPPCHVFWDCGGCQLQHLSYEAQLVQKRKTVRDVMDRIGKLPHVPVHPVKGMENPWRYRNKSQIPFSEKNGETIAGFYKTRTHDIVDTDVCIIQSEEADELMSTLKHKLHELGIRAYDEINHRGMLRHLVIRKARATGELMVVLVTRTKKFPQKEAVIDVIKSVVPEVTSIMQNVNTQKTNVIFGEETILLHGKPFIVDTIGDIQFEISARSFYQINPEQTEVLYGQALEYAQLTGNETVIDAYCGIGTISLFLAKQAKEVYGVEIVPQAIEDAKRNAELNAIDNAYFEAGPAEVVIPKWYEEGKRFDVLMVDPPRKGCDEKLLETILEYKPRRIVYVSCNPATLARDLRILEEGGYRTQEVQPVEMFAQSSHVECVAWLEI
- a CDS encoding NUDIX domain-containing protein, translating into MKRKRKVLAYITRGEEPNWELLVFEHKHHDAGMQVPGGTIENDELVIDALYREIEEETGIPREHLELKGKVNKTNYFPKNKEAIYERNIFHLAYTGKNLDAWEHRVKGEGKDKDMIFCLRFIPIKQLPDLAANQDQAIPLLI
- a CDS encoding diacylglycerol kinase, with protein sequence MKRARIIYNPTAGREIFRKHIGEVLEKLEIAGYETSCHATTAEGDATVAAKLAVEREFDLIIAVGGDGTLNEVIAGVSPFEKRPRIGLIPMGTTNDFARALKIPRDIDEAVNIIVNGDTIPVDVGMMNERYFINIAGGGRVTELTYDVPSKLKTMLGQLAYYLKGIEMLPSINSSHVKIEYDGEVFDDEAMLFLVGLTNSVGGFEKLAPDSSINDGKFTLLILKKCNIAEFIRVASLALRGEHLDDPLVISAKAEKITVTSPAKVLLNLDGEYGGVLPATFRNLHRHIEMFAPIDSLRPEDLIDIESDKTV
- the gatB gene encoding Asp-tRNA(Asn)/Glu-tRNA(Gln) amidotransferase subunit GatB, with translation MNFETVIGLEVHVELKTNTKIFSSAPSHFGAEPNANIHATDLAYPGVLPVLNKSVVDFGMKAAMALNCEIADVMHFDRKHYYYPDNPKAYQISQEDRPIGEHGWVEIEVDGKKKKIGITRIHLEEDAGKLTHTDEGYSLVDLNRQGTPLIEIVSEPDIRSPEEAYAFLEKLKAIIEYTGVSDVRMEEGSLRCDANVSLRPYGQEAFGTKTELKNLNSFNFVRRGLIHEVARQAEVLLSGGEILQETRRYDEATGKTVLMRVKSGVDDYRFINDPDLPEVYIDEDWKNRIRAEIPELPDARKARYINELDLPEYDAMVLTLTKAMSDFFEATVAAGADPKLASNWLMGDVSAYMNAEQKELSELALTPEGLTGMIKLIQDGTISSKIAKKVFKELVEKGGDAEEIVKAKGLVQISDEGALRKMVTEVLEANPQSIVDFKEGKGRALGFLVGQVMKASKGQANPQLVNKILAEEIEKQ